GCTGGTCAGGAGCTTTTCCTCGATCGAGGCGACGGCGGCGTCGATGGCTTCGGCCGGCACCGGGCGCTTGCGCAGCGCCAGGCGCAGGCTGGCGCGCAGCTTGCCGGATTCGAATTCGGTGCGGCTGCCGTTCTTCTTGACGATGATCGGCATCGACAATTCGACCCGCTCGTAGGTGGTGAAGCGCTTGTCGCACTGGGCGCAGCGGCGCCGGCGCCGGATGGCATCGCCGACCTCGGATATGCGGGTATCGAGGACCTGGGTGTCATCGTGGTGACAGAACGGACATTTCATGGGCGCCGGATGCTGCAGAGGGCTGGGGAACGCGCCGCGGACCACAGACCCGTGCGGGCGTCCGTGGCCGAAGCACAGCGCTTCTTATGCTGCGTAGACCGGATACTTGTCGGTCAGTTGCTTGACTTGCGCCTTCACGCGCTCGATGGTGGCGGCGTCGTGCGGGTTGTCCAGCACGTCGGCGATCAGGTGGCCGACCTTGGTGGCGTCCTCTTCCTTGAAGCCGCGCGTGGTGAAGGCCGGGCTGCCCAGGCGGATGCCCGAGGTCACGAACGGCTTCTGCGGGTCGTTCGGAATGCCGTTCTTGTTGGTGGTCATGTGCGCCTGGCCCAGGATCGCTTCCGCTTCCTTGCCGGTCAGGCCTTTCGCGCGCAGGTCGACCAGTATCACGTGCGATTCGGTGCGGCCCGACACGATGCGCAGGCCGCGCTCGATCAGTGCGTCGGCCAATGCCTTGGCGTTCTTGACCACCTGCTGCTGGTAGGCCTTGAATTCCGGCGTCAGCGCTTCCTTGAAGGCCACCGCCTTGCCGGCGATCACGTGCATCAGCGGACCGCCCTGGATACCCGGGAAGATCGCCGAATTGATCGCCTTTTCGTGTTCGGCCTTCATCAGGATGATGCCGCCGCGCGGGCCGCGCAGCGATTTATGGGTGGTCGAGGTCACGAAGTCGGCGTGCGGCACCGGGTTCGGGTATTCGCCGGCGGCGATCAGGCCGGCATAGTGGGCCATGTCGACCATGAAGTACGCGCCGACTTCCTTGGCCACGCGGGCGAAGCGCTCGAAGTCGATGCGCAGCGCGAACGCCGAGGCGCCGGCGATGATCATCTTCGGCTTGTGCTCGCGCGCCAGGCGTTCCATTTCGTCGTAGTCGATGTCTTCCTGCTCGGTCAGGCCGTAGGACACCACGTTGAACCACTTGCCCGACATGTTCAGCGCCATGCCGTGGGTCAGGTGGCCGCCTTCGGCCAGCGACATGCCCATGATGGTGTCGCCCGGTTTCAGCATGGCGAAGAACACGCCCTGGTTGGCCTGCGAGCCCGAGTTCGGCTGGACGTTGGCGGCTTCGGCGCCGAACAGTTCCTTGACGCGGTCGATCGCCAGCTGCTCGGCGACGTCGACGTATTCGCAGCCGCCGTAGTAGCGCTTGCCCGGGTAGCCTTCGGCATACTTGTTGGTCAGCTGGGAGCCCTGCGCTTCCATCACCGCCGGCGAGGTGTAGTTCTCCGAGGCGATCAGTTCGATGTGGTCTTGCTGGCGCTGGTTTTCCTTCTGGATGGCGCCCCACAGTTCCGGGTCGACCTTGGCGAGCGTGTGATCTTTTGCAAACATGAAAAACTCCAATCGGTAAGAGAACCAGGCGACGGACAGCGCCGGACCGGGCGGAAGCCGCCGGACGCCGCGCGCGCGGACAGCCGAACGGCGACCGGGCCGGCGAACGCGGTCCAATCGGTGGCTGCCCAGGCGAACGGCAAATGGAAAATCCCACGTTCCCCGGTGGATGCCCACCTTCGCCGGGCGCGGCAGCGCGCGGTTTTCGCCAGTTACGTGAGACGCAAGATACTCGATACAGCGGCGCGCGCGGCATGCGGCGCGCCGGCTGCGGATCGCCCGATTGTACGGGAAGTCGCGTCCGGTAAGCAAGGAAACCCATGTGCGCGCCGGCGCCGGCGGCGAACGATCCGGACGATGGCCATATCGGCTACAATCCCGCAGCTCATAGCTGCTCTTCAACATCCCCGGGGAACCTCGATCATGATCGTCTTCATTACCGGCGCATCGGCCGGCTTCGGCGCCGCCATGGCGCGCACTTTCGTCAAGAACGGCCACCAGGTGGTGCTGGCGGCGCGCCGCAAGGACCGGCTGGAGGCGCTGGCCGCCGAACTCGGCGAATCGGCGCTGCCGATCGCGATGGACGTCACCGACAAGGCCTCGATCGAGGAAGCGCTGTCGATGCTGCCGCAATCCTGGCGCCAGATCGACGTGCTGATCAACAATGCCGGCCTGGCCCTGAACACCAAGCCGGCGCACGAAGTGCCTTTGGCCGACTGGAACACGATGATCGACACCAACGTCAAGGGCCTGGTGACGATGACCCATGCGCTGCTGCCCTCGATGGTCGAGCGCGGCAGCGGCCTGGTGATCAACCTGGGCTCGGTGGCCGGCCACTACCCCTACCCGGGCGGCAACGTGTACGGCGCCACCAAGGCCTTCGTCGAGCAGTTCACGCTGAACCTGCGCGCCGACCTGGTCGGCACCGGCGTGCGCGCCACCAACCTGGCGCCCGGCCTGTGCGGCGGCACCGAATTTTCCAACGTGCGCCTGAAGGGCGACGACGCGGCCGCCGCCAAGGTCTACGAAGGCACCCAGCCGCTGACCGCGGAAGACATCGCCGCCACCGCCTACTGGATCGCCACCCTGCCGCCGCACGTCAACGTCAACCTGATCGAGCTGATGCCGACTTGCCAGGGCTTTTCGCCGTTCAACATCAAGCGCGCCTGACACACCGTCGTTTTGCCAACGTAGGGTGGACGGCTTGCCGTCCTCGCGTTCGACAAACACTTGCATCGCGGCGTCGCACACTCAAGTTGAACGCGTGGACGGGAAACCCGCCTCGCCGGCCGCGTCCACCCTACGATGTTTCACCAGCGTCCGATCTTGTGAAAAAGTGTTACAGTTGTTGGCCTGACATGCAGATGTCCGCTCTACTACCCACGTTTTCACCCATCCCAGCCCTTGCATTGCCGTCCGCGCCGGATCGATATGCATGCCAAAGTTATTACTGCTGGCCAAATTGGCGTAAAATATTTACCATTTTTCATCCATGGCAGCTGAAATGGCTTCAGTCTTCACCTGGCCAGTGCGTGTCTACTACGAAGACACCGATGCCGGCGGGATCGTTTATTACGCCAATTACCTGAAGTTTTACGAACGCGCCCGCACCGAGTGGCTGCGTTCGCTCGGCATCGGGCAACAGGAACTGCTGGGCAGCGAAGGCGTCGCGTTCGTGGTGCGCAGCGCCGCCGTCGAGTACCTGGCGGCCGCGCGCCTGGACGATGAAGTGACCCTGACGCTGCGCATCGAAAAGCTGGGCCGCGCGTCGGTCCAGTTGGCCCAGCAAGCCTGGCGCGGCGACACCCTGCTCTCCAGCGCCAGCGTGAAGGTCGCCTGCGTGGATGCAGCCACGATGCGGCCGCGTTCCCTGCCAGACCCTGCCGCTGCTAAAATGCGGGCCGCCTGATGCCACCCTCCACCGAATCGATACCGAACCGACATTGAACCGATGAACGCAGTCCAAGACCTTTCCTTCATTGAGCTGATCAGCCACGCCCACATCCTGGTCAAGCTGATCATGGCCCTGCTGTTCGCGGTCTCCCTCATCAGCTGGACCTACATCTTCCGCAAGGTGTTCGCGCTGCGCGCCGCGCGCCGCCAGACCGAGCAGTTCGAGCGCAGCTTCTGGGCCGGTGGCAATTTGCACACCCTGCACCAGAGCGCCAGCAGCCAGCGCGACCAGAGCGGTCCGCTGGCGCGCATTTTCGAAGCCGGCATGGGCGAATTCATCAAGGGCAAGCAGGCCTCGCGCGACGCGCTCGACGTCGGCGCGGTGCTGGACGGCGCCCGCCGCGCCATGCGCGCCGCCTTCCACCGCGAGCTCGACATGATGGACACGCACCTGAACTTCCTGGCCTCGGTCGGCTCGGTGTCGCCCTACATCGGCCTGCTGGGCACGGTCTGGGGCATCATGAATGCGTTCCGCGGCCTGGCCAGCGTGCAGCAGGCCACCCTGGCGACCGTCGCGCCGGGCATTGCCGAGGCGCTGATCGCCACCGCCATCGGCCTGTTCGCGGCGATTCCGGCGGTGGTGGCGTACAACCGCTTCACCCACGACATCGACCGCCTCGCGATCCGCTTCGAGAGCTTCGTCGAGGAATTCTCGAACATCCTGCAGCGCCAGTCGCGCTGAGCGGCGCCGGCGCGTCGCAAGCAACCGCAAGCAATCGGAAAATCGGCCATGGCCTTCAACAGCAACCTGCGCAGCGGACGGCGCAAGCTCAAGTCCGACATCAACGTCGTGCCCTACATCGACGTGATGCTGGTGCTGCTCATCATCTTCATGGCGGTGCCGCCGTCGCAGAACCCGACCGAGATCAAGCTGCCCAGCGCCGAGCGCTCGACCCAGCCCCCCAGCGACTACATCCAGATCGCGGTGAAGGAAAACGCCAGGCTGGCCATCGGCGTCAACGGCACGGCGCCGCAGCCGCTGGAAGAAGTCGACACGCGCGCCGCGCTGGTGGAGCGCCTGCACGCCATCCACGACGCGCATCCCGACTACGCGGTGCTGATCTCGGGCGACCGCGACAGCAAGTACGACGACGTGATCCAGTTGATCTCGGAAGCCAAGAAGATGGGCATCAACCGCGTGGGCCTGGCCACGAAGTGAAGACGAACTGATGTCAGCACGCAAGCACGACGACACCGGCGCCGGCGCCGCCTCTCCCTACCGGCTGCCGCCCGAACCGAACCGCTGGCCCTCGATCGGCCTGGCGGTGGGCGTGCACGCCCTGTTGCTGGCCTTCCTCTGGGTCGGCGTCAGCTGGCAGAACAATACCCCGGTGTCGGTCGAGGCCGAAGTCTGGGACATGAGCACCCAGAGTGCGTCCGCCCCGCCGGCGCCGACCCCGCCACCGCCGCAGGAAAGCCAGCCGGAGCCGCTGCCGGCACCGAAACCGGCGCCCGAACCGGAACTCGAGCCGGAACCGGCGC
The genomic region above belongs to Massilia forsythiae and contains:
- the tolQ gene encoding protein TolQ, whose product is MNAVQDLSFIELISHAHILVKLIMALLFAVSLISWTYIFRKVFALRAARRQTEQFERSFWAGGNLHTLHQSASSQRDQSGPLARIFEAGMGEFIKGKQASRDALDVGAVLDGARRAMRAAFHRELDMMDTHLNFLASVGSVSPYIGLLGTVWGIMNAFRGLASVQQATLATVAPGIAEALIATAIGLFAAIPAVVAYNRFTHDIDRLAIRFESFVEEFSNILQRQSR
- the nrdR gene encoding transcriptional regulator NrdR, which produces MKCPFCHHDDTQVLDTRISEVGDAIRRRRRCAQCDKRFTTYERVELSMPIIVKKNGSRTEFESGKLRASLRLALRKRPVPAEAIDAAVASIEEKLLTSGRREVDTGHIGELVMQELQRLDKIAYIRFASVYKNFEDLAEFQEAIDAVEQPRK
- the ybgC gene encoding tol-pal system-associated acyl-CoA thioesterase; translation: MASVFTWPVRVYYEDTDAGGIVYYANYLKFYERARTEWLRSLGIGQQELLGSEGVAFVVRSAAVEYLAAARLDDEVTLTLRIEKLGRASVQLAQQAWRGDTLLSSASVKVACVDAATMRPRSLPDPAAAKMRAA
- the glyA gene encoding serine hydroxymethyltransferase; translated protein: MFAKDHTLAKVDPELWGAIQKENQRQQDHIELIASENYTSPAVMEAQGSQLTNKYAEGYPGKRYYGGCEYVDVAEQLAIDRVKELFGAEAANVQPNSGSQANQGVFFAMLKPGDTIMGMSLAEGGHLTHGMALNMSGKWFNVVSYGLTEQEDIDYDEMERLAREHKPKMIIAGASAFALRIDFERFARVAKEVGAYFMVDMAHYAGLIAAGEYPNPVPHADFVTSTTHKSLRGPRGGIILMKAEHEKAINSAIFPGIQGGPLMHVIAGKAVAFKEALTPEFKAYQQQVVKNAKALADALIERGLRIVSGRTESHVILVDLRAKGLTGKEAEAILGQAHMTTNKNGIPNDPQKPFVTSGIRLGSPAFTTRGFKEEDATKVGHLIADVLDNPHDAATIERVKAQVKQLTDKYPVYAA
- a CDS encoding biopolymer transporter ExbD gives rise to the protein MAFNSNLRSGRRKLKSDINVVPYIDVMLVLLIIFMAVPPSQNPTEIKLPSAERSTQPPSDYIQIAVKENARLAIGVNGTAPQPLEEVDTRAALVERLHAIHDAHPDYAVLISGDRDSKYDDVIQLISEAKKMGINRVGLATK
- a CDS encoding SDR family oxidoreductase, encoding MIVFITGASAGFGAAMARTFVKNGHQVVLAARRKDRLEALAAELGESALPIAMDVTDKASIEEALSMLPQSWRQIDVLINNAGLALNTKPAHEVPLADWNTMIDTNVKGLVTMTHALLPSMVERGSGLVINLGSVAGHYPYPGGNVYGATKAFVEQFTLNLRADLVGTGVRATNLAPGLCGGTEFSNVRLKGDDAAAAKVYEGTQPLTAEDIAATAYWIATLPPHVNVNLIELMPTCQGFSPFNIKRA